A stretch of the Lolium perenne isolate Kyuss_39 chromosome 3, Kyuss_2.0, whole genome shotgun sequence genome encodes the following:
- the LOC127343047 gene encoding uncharacterized protein, with protein sequence MARGKVAEWIRKRTMPRKSSSSRRRSSTPSAASEEPILREAAPAMESRSSSASRSLERTPTKAVGSGPSPTASKVRSSALPAMLRWRPRVNVVAVLYGKVVYHLMWFVESVVVVGRLVFFLMRFGFKQL encoded by the coding sequence ATGGCGCGCGGTAAAGTGGCGGAGTGGATACGGAAGCGGACGATGCCGAGGAAGTCGTCGTCGTCCCGGCGCCGGAGCAGTACTCCCAGTGCGGCGTCGGAGGAGCCGATACTAAGAGAGGCAGCGCCGGCGATGGAGAGCAGGAGCAGTAGTGCCAGCAGGTCGCTGGAGCGGACGCCTACGAAGGCCGTCGGAAGCGGGCCGTCGCCGACGGCTTCAAAGGTCCGGTCGAGCGCcttgccggcgatgctccggtggcGGCCGCGCGTGAACGTGGTGGCCGTGCTGTACGGGAAGGTGGTGTACCACCTGATGTGGTTCGTCGAGTCCGTCGTGGTGGTGGGAAGGCTTGTCTTCTTCCTCATGCGCTTCGGCTTCAAGCAGCTCTGA